The window TGTTGACATTCTGACCGCCATGACCTGAAGACCGGAAAGCTTCAAATTCAATTTCATCAGAATTAATCTCAACTTCTGTCTCTGGTAAAATTGGTAAAACTTCAACCAAGGCAAAAGAAGTCTGACGAAGATTGTCAGCATTAAAAGGAGACCGACGAACTAGTCGGTGAGTTCCGGCCTCATGTTTAAGATAACCATAAACCAAACTGTCTTTAACTCTCACTGTTACCCGCTTGACACCGGCCTCTTCACCTAAAACCTCATCCAGAATTTCGTACTGCCAACCTTTTTTTTCAAAATATTTTAAATACATCCGCTTCATCATTTCCGCCCAATCCATGGCTTCAGTTCCCCCTTGGCCAGCGTGAATCGAAAAAACAACATTAGAGCTATCATATTTACCAGCCAAAAAAGTTTTAGTTTCTAATTGATCAAGTCTCTTTTCAGCCTCTTTTTCCTTACCCTCTTTTAAAAGCTTGTCCAAGGCTTCTATCCCTTCAATTTCTTTTTGCAAATCAGTCATTCTCTTCATCTTGGCTGAAGCTTTTTCCTGATCCTGCCAAAAATTAGGTTGGGCTGATTCTTTTTCAATCACCTCAATCTCTTTCTGAAGCTGATCAGGATTAAGTTTTTGTTTTAATGTTT of the Patescibacteria group bacterium genome contains:
- the prfB gene encoding peptide chain release factor 2 codes for the protein MADLKQRLETLKQKLNPDQLQKEIEVIEKESAQPNFWQDQEKASAKMKRMTDLQKEIEGIEALDKLLKEGKEKEAEKRLDQLETKTFLAGKYDSSNVVFSIHAGQGGTEAMDWAEMMKRMYLKYFEKKGWQYEILDEVLGEEAGVKRVTVRVKDSLVYGYLKHEAGTHRLVRRSPFNADNLRQTSFALVEVLPILPETEVEINSDEIEFEAFRSSGHGGQNVNKVSTAVRLKHKPTGIVVESQAQRYQEQNRQMAMEILRAKLWEKEEKKRREEENKLKGGRTKAAWGTQIRSYVLHPYKMVKDLRTDYETGDVDSVLDGNLDGFVEAAIKIVV